A genomic window from Leptolyngbya sp. BL0902 includes:
- the fghA gene encoding S-formylglutathione hydrolase encodes MQSSSLTLHNQHACFGGTVGYYSHFSSQCQCEMRFSVFIPPQAQNGPVPVVYYLSGLTCTEENFTAKAGAQRYAAEQGLMLVAPDTSPRGETVPDEADAWDFGTGAGFYVDATQTPWSRHYRMYSYVVEELPELIAANFAMRADRQGIFGHSMGGHGALVCGLRNPQLFKSISAFAPIAAPSQCPWGQKAFTGYLGEDKTLWHTYDATQLVKTHAQPSRPILIDQGTADPFLTQGQLLPEVFEAACKEAGQPLTLRMQPNYDHGYYFIATFMADHLRHHGAILTASALD; translated from the coding sequence ATGCAATCCTCCTCCCTCACCCTCCACAATCAACACGCTTGCTTTGGCGGCACCGTGGGCTACTACAGCCATTTTTCGAGCCAGTGCCAGTGCGAAATGCGGTTTTCGGTCTTCATTCCGCCCCAGGCCCAAAATGGCCCGGTGCCCGTGGTGTATTACCTATCGGGGCTGACCTGCACCGAGGAAAACTTCACCGCCAAGGCCGGAGCCCAGCGCTATGCTGCTGAGCAAGGGCTGATGCTAGTGGCCCCCGATACTAGCCCCCGTGGCGAAACGGTGCCCGACGAAGCCGATGCCTGGGACTTTGGCACCGGGGCCGGGTTTTATGTGGACGCCACCCAAACCCCCTGGAGTCGCCACTACCGCATGTATAGCTACGTGGTGGAGGAACTGCCGGAACTGATCGCTGCCAACTTTGCTATGCGGGCGGATCGCCAGGGCATTTTTGGCCATTCCATGGGCGGACACGGGGCCTTGGTCTGCGGACTCCGCAATCCCCAGTTGTTTAAGTCGATTTCGGCCTTTGCGCCCATCGCCGCCCCCAGCCAGTGCCCCTGGGGCCAGAAGGCGTTTACGGGATACCTAGGCGAGGACAAAACCCTGTGGCACACCTACGATGCTACCCAGTTGGTGAAAACCCACGCTCAGCCCAGTCGCCCTATCCTGATTGACCAGGGCACCGCTGACCCGTTTTTGACCCAAGGCCAACTGCTGCCGGAGGTCTTCGAGGCTGCCTGCAAGGAAGCCGGACAGCCCCTTACCCTGCGGATGCAGCCCAACTACGACCACGGGTATTACTTCATCGCCACCTTTATGGCCGATCACCTCCGCCACCACGGGGCGATTCTGACGGCCTCAGCCTTGGATTGA
- a CDS encoding J domain-containing protein, whose amino-acid sequence MTPPSPLTPAWFSQFSDPYAVLGVSVTADDRRILKRYHQVAKQLHPDVQSDTSADQAAFITQTLTKLVNPAYQRLKQEKQRSEVLATLRFKVRRLVREGQFHPQGEASLHLQTVPEAEVDTVYEHTLQQLSEAQYDSVDSFTTCTHQISELNLVYFQRKMGDVVIREKRVGMVKVPSHGAAPAGPGAPGQKAPTEEAPVAYSDRHYQRAREYLRAKNAPAAIQELKDALKLEPQNSNFHSLMGQAYLLNNLPGMAKVHFKQALRIDPNNSVAQKYARQLNLDLNPAAASPSASSSPSPPPSSPPPSKGLFGRLFSNTSQ is encoded by the coding sequence ATGACTCCTCCTTCCCCCCTGACCCCCGCCTGGTTTAGTCAATTCTCCGACCCCTACGCTGTCCTGGGGGTGTCCGTTACGGCGGATGATCGGCGCATCCTCAAGCGCTATCATCAGGTGGCCAAGCAACTCCATCCCGACGTGCAGAGTGATACGTCGGCGGATCAGGCCGCGTTTATTACCCAAACCCTGACGAAGTTGGTGAACCCGGCCTACCAACGGCTGAAGCAGGAAAAGCAGCGCAGCGAGGTGCTGGCCACCCTGCGGTTCAAGGTTCGGCGGCTGGTGCGGGAGGGGCAGTTCCATCCCCAGGGGGAGGCTAGCCTGCACCTGCAAACGGTGCCCGAAGCGGAGGTGGACACGGTCTATGAACACACCCTCCAGCAGCTCAGCGAAGCCCAGTACGACTCGGTGGACAGCTTTACCACCTGCACCCACCAAATCAGCGAACTGAATCTGGTCTATTTCCAGCGCAAGATGGGGGATGTGGTCATCCGCGAAAAGCGGGTGGGGATGGTGAAGGTGCCCAGCCACGGTGCCGCTCCAGCGGGGCCAGGTGCCCCCGGTCAGAAAGCCCCCACCGAGGAGGCTCCGGTGGCCTATTCCGACCGCCATTACCAGCGGGCGCGGGAATACCTACGGGCCAAAAACGCCCCCGCCGCCATCCAAGAACTGAAGGATGCCCTAAAACTAGAGCCCCAAAACAGCAATTTTCATTCCCTGATGGGGCAGGCGTACCTGCTAAATAACCTGCCGGGGATGGCCAAGGTGCATTTTAAGCAAGCCCTGCGGATTGACCCTAACAACAGCGTGGCCCAAAAGTATGCCCGCCAGCTCAACCTAGACCTCAACCCCGCTGCGGCCTCGCCCTCGGCCTCATCCTCGCCCTCTCCTCCCCCGTCTTCTCCTCCGCCCAGCAAAGGACTTTTTGGTCGTTTG
- a CDS encoding DUF433 domain-containing protein, translating to MDMTSVSQNPSTITRTERGLSIAGTRITLYDVMDYVTAKYPPQFVRSLFNLTEEQMNAALSYIETHRSEVEAEYQLVLTQAEENRCYWEQRCQEHLVRSAKVDPKPSQEDLWAKLQAQKARHELEA from the coding sequence ATGGATATGACATCCGTATCCCAAAACCCATCGACCATCACTCGTACCGAACGGGGGTTGTCTATTGCGGGCACACGTATCACTCTATACGATGTGATGGACTACGTGACAGCGAAATATCCACCGCAATTTGTTCGTTCCCTGTTTAACTTAACTGAGGAACAAATGAATGCGGCGTTATCCTACATTGAAACTCATCGATCTGAAGTCGAAGCAGAATATCAACTGGTTCTAACCCAGGCTGAGGAAAATCGATGCTACTGGGAACAACGCTGCCAGGAACATCTGGTGCGTTCTGCCAAGGTAGATCCGAAACCTAGTCAGGAGGATCTTTGGGCCAAACTTCAGGCTCAGAAAGCAAGGCATGAGTTAGAAGCATGA
- the ligA gene encoding NAD-dependent DNA ligase LigA, protein MESDHHTAAPASDLAALEARIGDLRRQLQTASYAYYVLDDPTMPDEVYDRLYRELQDLETAHPHLITADSPTQRVGEKPATQFTSVQHNIPLYSLENAFDLAEFRAWEDRWRRQAPEVGKAAYVAELKIDGNALALTYENGILTRAATRGDGVSGEEITQNVKTIRSVPLRLQLENPPPVVEVRGEAFLPLDVFEQINQERLSRDEAPFANPRNAAAGTLRQLDSKIVAQRKLDFFAYTLHGLEAESETQWQALDLLQRLGFRVNPNRQLCQSETEVQAYYDRWATERATLPYMTDGVVVKLNDIALQERLGFTQKFPRWAVAMKYPAEEVPTVLESVSFQVGRTGAVTPVAELRPVSLAGTTVARATLHNAERLAELGIHQGDTVIVRKAGEIIPEVVRVMAELRPATATPVTMPTHCPECASELVKPDEEAVTRCINSACPAIVQGAIIHWARRDALDIEGLGEKWVKQFVERGLVQSVADLYDLTTEKLLPLDRMGPQLAEKLVNAIAASKTRPWAAVLYGLGIRHVGTVNAKTLTQAFSSVEALAAADTEAISAVHTIGPEIAQSVADWFHLPENRVLIERLQRAGLQLAAEDSAPESAPGPLAGKTFVLTGTLPSLSRTEAAAKIEAAGGKVTSSVSKATDYVVAGEKAGSKLEKAEKLGISVLSEVDLLGLLNQDFPRP, encoded by the coding sequence ATGGAGTCTGACCATCACACCGCCGCCCCCGCGTCTGACCTTGCTGCTCTGGAAGCCAGGATAGGTGATCTGCGGCGACAGCTTCAGACGGCTAGCTATGCCTACTACGTGCTGGATGATCCCACCATGCCCGACGAGGTGTACGACCGCCTCTACCGGGAACTGCAAGACCTGGAAACGGCCCATCCCCACCTAATCACCGCCGACAGCCCCACCCAGCGCGTGGGCGAAAAACCCGCCACCCAGTTCACCTCGGTTCAGCACAATATCCCCCTCTACAGCCTGGAGAACGCCTTTGACCTGGCAGAATTTCGGGCCTGGGAAGACCGCTGGCGCAGACAGGCCCCCGAAGTAGGCAAAGCGGCCTACGTGGCGGAACTGAAAATTGACGGCAACGCCCTCGCCCTCACCTACGAAAACGGCATCCTCACCCGTGCGGCCACCCGTGGGGATGGGGTGTCTGGGGAAGAGATTACCCAAAACGTCAAAACCATTCGCTCCGTGCCCCTGCGCCTGCAACTGGAGAACCCGCCCCCGGTGGTGGAGGTGCGCGGCGAAGCCTTTCTGCCCCTGGACGTATTCGAGCAAATCAACCAAGAGCGCCTCAGCCGGGATGAAGCCCCCTTTGCCAACCCCCGCAACGCCGCCGCCGGAACCCTGCGCCAGCTAGATTCCAAAATCGTCGCCCAGCGCAAACTCGACTTCTTCGCTTACACCCTCCACGGGTTAGAAGCGGAATCGGAAACCCAATGGCAAGCCCTCGACCTGCTCCAGCGGTTGGGGTTTCGGGTCAACCCCAACCGTCAGCTCTGCCAGTCGGAAACTGAGGTGCAAGCCTACTACGACCGCTGGGCCACGGAACGCGCCACCCTGCCCTACATGACCGATGGCGTGGTGGTGAAGCTAAACGACATTGCCCTGCAAGAGCGGCTGGGCTTTACCCAAAAGTTTCCTCGCTGGGCCGTGGCGATGAAATACCCCGCCGAAGAAGTGCCCACGGTTCTAGAGTCCGTCAGCTTTCAGGTGGGCCGAACCGGGGCGGTAACGCCTGTAGCCGAACTGCGTCCAGTGTCCCTAGCCGGAACCACCGTCGCCCGTGCCACCCTCCACAATGCCGAACGACTGGCGGAACTGGGCATCCACCAGGGCGATACGGTGATCGTCCGCAAGGCCGGAGAAATTATCCCGGAGGTGGTGCGGGTGATGGCGGAACTGCGGCCCGCCACGGCCACCCCCGTCACCATGCCCACCCACTGCCCCGAATGCGCCTCGGAACTGGTTAAGCCCGACGAGGAAGCCGTGACCCGCTGCATCAATAGCGCCTGTCCGGCCATTGTTCAGGGGGCCATCATTCACTGGGCGCGGCGCGATGCCCTGGATATTGAGGGCCTTGGGGAAAAGTGGGTGAAGCAGTTTGTGGAGCGAGGGCTGGTGCAGTCCGTCGCCGATTTGTATGACCTGACGACCGAAAAACTGCTACCCCTCGACCGCATGGGGCCACAACTGGCGGAAAAGTTGGTTAACGCCATCGCCGCATCTAAGACTCGCCCCTGGGCGGCGGTGCTCTATGGGCTGGGGATTCGCCATGTGGGCACCGTCAACGCCAAAACCCTGACCCAGGCATTTTCTTCCGTGGAAGCCCTCGCCGCCGCCGATACCGAGGCGATCTCCGCCGTCCACACCATCGGCCCCGAAATTGCCCAATCGGTGGCGGATTGGTTTCATCTGCCTGAAAATCGGGTGCTAATTGAACGGTTGCAACGGGCCGGACTTCAGCTTGCCGCCGAGGACAGTGCCCCAGAATCCGCCCCTGGCCCCCTGGCAGGCAAAACCTTCGTCCTCACCGGAACCCTGCCCAGCCTCAGCCGCACCGAAGCCGCCGCCAAAATTGAGGCCGCTGGGGGCAAAGTCACCAGCAGCGTCAGCAAGGCCACGGATTACGTCGTTGCGGGCGAAAAGGCTGGTTCTAAGCTGGAAAAGGCGGAAAAACTAGGCATCTCTGTCCTTTCCGAAGTTGACCTCCTGGGCTTGCTGAATCAAGACTTTCCCCGCCCCTAA
- a CDS encoding DUF5615 family PIN-like protein encodes MNFLVDHNLGGHAELLLGNIAGQGWLELLEIRFLTFQEIGLPIDSSDRMVWQVAQSKQMILLTANRSMKGENSLEQVLREENTLDSFPVITIGDANRFLADRVYRNRCADRILEILLDIENWMGVGRLFVP; translated from the coding sequence ATGAACTTCTTGGTTGATCACAACTTAGGGGGACACGCCGAACTTTTGTTGGGGAATATCGCTGGTCAGGGCTGGCTAGAACTCCTCGAAATTCGATTTTTGACCTTCCAAGAAATCGGTTTGCCGATTGATAGCAGTGACCGCATGGTTTGGCAAGTTGCCCAGTCAAAGCAAATGATTTTACTGACGGCCAACCGAAGTATGAAAGGGGAAAACTCTCTAGAACAGGTTCTTCGGGAAGAAAATACGCTGGATTCTTTTCCGGTTATAACCATTGGAGATGCTAATCGCTTTTTGGCAGATCGCGTCTACCGAAATCGGTGCGCCGACCGTATCCTCGAAATCCTGTTAGATATCGAAAACTGGATGGGGGTTGGCCGTCTTTTCGTGCCGTAA
- a CDS encoding PhoX family protein: MKLIHDENPSNRSGNRPFEDVLRASLSRRHLLARSAVLGATGFLASMAGNRALVNVASAGTSLADAESLAEAGTTLAQRGGSLINFPLLPAAEGSGPMPGISSAYQYDVLIPWGTPLQPGVAEYTGNPNTRPSAEDQTKMVGIGHDGMWFFPLGNDSNTHGVLAINHEYGTNPHVLGKAQPTSLSDVRLSQHAHGVSVVEIRKTNGRWQPVTNSRRNRRIHANTPVTFSGPAAGSAVLKTPAGNAPLGTLNNCANGYTPWGTYLTCEENFNGYFGVPSGTSFTPTPEQRRYGFSANGFGYGWQNFDPRFNLANPQYKNEENTYGWVVEIDPMDPNQVPVKRTALGRFKHESAEIVVGQGGRVVAYMGDDERFDYIYKFVSSGNWRSMRARGISPLDDGKLYVAKFNDNGTGSWLELTISNPALAARFSSQAEVLTYARIAADILGATPMDRPEWVAAAPNGDIYCTLTNNSQRGSTGRPGADAANPLAPNPDGHIIKWRDSSNHVGTSFTWDIFILARDTHGANDERTFSSPDGLWADRFGRLFIQTDGTQRKGLNDQMLVADTNTGEIRRLFTGVTGCEVTGVAITPDQRTMFVNIQHPGDGNPAQTNFPRPFDGVTIPRDVTVVITRKDGGVIGS, encoded by the coding sequence ATGAAGCTGATTCACGACGAAAACCCCAGCAATCGCTCCGGCAATCGTCCCTTTGAGGATGTGTTGCGGGCCAGTTTGTCTCGCCGCCACCTGTTGGCCCGTAGTGCGGTTCTAGGCGCAACTGGGTTCCTGGCTTCCATGGCGGGCAACCGGGCGCTGGTGAATGTGGCCTCTGCCGGCACCAGCCTAGCCGACGCAGAATCCCTGGCCGAAGCAGGCACCACCCTGGCCCAGCGGGGCGGCAGCCTGATCAACTTCCCGCTGCTGCCCGCCGCTGAAGGATCTGGCCCCATGCCCGGAATTTCCTCGGCCTACCAGTATGATGTGCTGATTCCCTGGGGTACGCCGTTACAGCCCGGAGTGGCGGAATACACAGGCAACCCCAACACCCGCCCCTCCGCCGAAGACCAGACCAAGATGGTCGGCATTGGCCACGATGGCATGTGGTTCTTCCCCCTGGGTAACGACAGCAACACCCACGGGGTGCTGGCCATCAACCACGAGTACGGCACCAACCCCCACGTCCTCGGTAAGGCTCAGCCCACCAGCCTCAGCGATGTGCGCCTGTCCCAGCACGCCCACGGCGTCAGCGTGGTGGAAATTCGCAAGACCAATGGCCGCTGGCAGCCCGTCACCAACAGCCGCCGCAACCGCCGCATCCACGCCAACACCCCCGTTACCTTCAGCGGCCCTGCGGCAGGCAGCGCGGTGCTCAAAACTCCGGCGGGCAACGCTCCCCTGGGCACCCTGAACAACTGCGCCAACGGCTACACACCCTGGGGCACCTACCTCACCTGCGAAGAAAACTTCAACGGTTACTTTGGGGTACCCAGCGGCACCAGCTTCACCCCCACCCCAGAACAGCGCCGCTATGGCTTCAGCGCCAACGGCTTTGGCTACGGCTGGCAGAATTTTGATCCTCGCTTCAACCTGGCCAATCCCCAGTACAAAAACGAAGAAAACACCTACGGCTGGGTGGTCGAGATTGACCCCATGGATCCTAACCAAGTGCCCGTGAAGCGCACCGCCCTGGGCCGCTTCAAGCACGAAAGCGCCGAGATCGTGGTGGGCCAAGGCGGTCGTGTGGTGGCCTACATGGGCGACGACGAACGCTTTGACTACATCTACAAGTTCGTGTCCTCTGGCAACTGGCGGTCGATGCGGGCGCGCGGCATCAGCCCCCTCGACGATGGCAAGCTCTACGTGGCCAAGTTTAACGACAACGGCACCGGAAGCTGGCTGGAACTCACCATCAGCAACCCTGCCCTCGCCGCCCGGTTTAGCAGCCAAGCCGAGGTACTCACCTACGCCCGCATCGCCGCTGACATCCTAGGGGCCACACCCATGGATCGCCCGGAATGGGTGGCCGCTGCTCCCAACGGCGACATCTACTGCACCCTGACCAACAACAGCCAGCGCGGCAGCACCGGACGCCCCGGAGCCGATGCCGCTAACCCCCTGGCCCCCAACCCCGATGGCCACATCATCAAATGGCGCGACAGCAGCAACCATGTGGGCACCTCCTTCACCTGGGATATCTTTATCCTGGCACGAGACACCCATGGGGCCAACGACGAGCGCACCTTCAGCAGCCCCGATGGCCTGTGGGCGGATCGCTTTGGGCGGCTGTTTATCCAAACCGATGGCACCCAGCGGAAGGGTCTGAATGACCAAATGCTGGTGGCCGATACCAACACTGGGGAAATCCGCCGCCTGTTTACTGGGGTGACGGGCTGCGAAGTAACCGGGGTGGCCATTACCCCCGACCAGCGGACGATGTTTGTCAACATCCAGCACCCCGGCGATGGCAACCCTGCCCAGACCAACTTCCCTCGGCCCTTTGATGGCGTCACGATTCCCCGCGATGTCACGGTGGTAATCACCCGCAAAGACGGCGGCGTTATTGGGTCGTAG
- a CDS encoding NINE protein, translated as MTLSSSEPRRRSIAVALAWCGAIIPFGSGIHKFYLGQPGWGLTYLLLSWTPIPHIACALEGAWLLGRPPEFFGAEPTESATPAKPATPIDPTQVNALGVALRELDGLRQEGLISEAEFEQKRRQLLDQVG; from the coding sequence ATGACGCTGTCTTCCTCAGAACCCCGCCGTCGCAGCATTGCGGTAGCCCTGGCTTGGTGCGGAGCGATTATTCCCTTTGGATCCGGCATTCATAAGTTTTATCTCGGTCAACCGGGCTGGGGCCTGACCTATCTGCTGCTCAGTTGGACACCCATTCCCCATATTGCCTGTGCCCTAGAAGGGGCTTGGTTGTTGGGGCGTCCGCCAGAGTTTTTTGGGGCTGAACCGACCGAGTCTGCCACCCCGGCTAAGCCTGCCACCCCCATCGACCCCACCCAGGTGAACGCCCTAGGGGTAGCCCTGCGAGAACTGGACGGGTTGCGCCAGGAAGGGCTGATTTCCGAGGCCGAATTTGAGCAAAAGCGCCGTCAATTGCTGGATCAGGTGGGCTGA
- a CDS encoding S-(hydroxymethyl)glutathione dehydrogenase/class III alcohol dehydrogenase, whose product MDVRAAVAHAAGQPLTLETIQLEGPRVGEVLVEIKATGLCHTDAYTLSGRDPEGLFPAVLGHEGAGVVVEVGPDVHSLKPGDHVIPLYVPECRQCEYCLSFKTNLCQAIRGTQGRGLMPDGTSRFSHNGQPLFHYMGTSTFANYTVVPEIALAKIRPDAPFDKVCYIGCGVTTGIGAVINTAKVEPGANVVVFGLGGIGLNVIQGCRMVGADKIIGVDVNPKKKALAEKFGMTHFVNPKEVEGDLVPYLVDLTGGGADYSFECVGNVNLMRQALECCHKGWGVSVIVGVAGAGEEISTRPFQLVTGRVWKGTAFGGARGRTDVPKIVDWYMDGKINIDDLITHVIPLEEINHGFDLMHKGESIRTVVTF is encoded by the coding sequence ATGGACGTTAGAGCCGCCGTTGCCCATGCCGCCGGACAACCCCTCACCCTTGAAACGATTCAGCTAGAGGGGCCAAGGGTGGGGGAAGTGCTGGTGGAAATTAAGGCCACGGGCCTCTGCCACACCGATGCCTACACCCTGTCGGGCAGGGATCCCGAAGGCTTGTTCCCCGCCGTGCTAGGCCACGAAGGAGCGGGTGTGGTGGTCGAAGTTGGCCCCGATGTCCACAGCCTCAAGCCAGGGGATCATGTGATTCCGCTGTATGTGCCGGAATGCCGCCAGTGCGAGTATTGCCTCAGCTTTAAGACCAACCTCTGCCAAGCCATTCGCGGCACCCAGGGCCGAGGCCTGATGCCCGACGGCACCAGCCGCTTTTCCCACAATGGCCAGCCGCTGTTTCACTACATGGGCACCTCCACCTTCGCCAACTACACCGTGGTGCCCGAAATTGCCCTGGCCAAAATCCGGCCCGATGCGCCCTTCGATAAGGTCTGCTACATCGGCTGCGGCGTCACCACAGGCATTGGTGCGGTGATCAACACGGCCAAGGTGGAACCGGGGGCGAACGTGGTGGTCTTTGGCCTAGGTGGCATTGGCCTGAACGTGATCCAGGGTTGCCGCATGGTGGGGGCCGACAAAATCATCGGCGTGGATGTGAACCCCAAGAAAAAAGCCCTAGCCGAAAAATTTGGCATGACCCACTTCGTCAATCCCAAGGAAGTCGAAGGCGACCTAGTGCCCTACCTAGTAGACCTCACCGGGGGCGGAGCCGACTACAGTTTTGAATGCGTCGGCAACGTCAACCTCATGCGGCAGGCGCTAGAGTGCTGCCACAAGGGCTGGGGGGTTAGCGTCATCGTCGGCGTGGCCGGAGCGGGCGAAGAAATCAGCACCCGACCCTTCCAACTGGTGACGGGGCGCGTGTGGAAAGGCACCGCCTTTGGAGGAGCCAGGGGCCGCACCGATGTCCCCAAAATTGTGGACTGGTACATGGACGGCAAAATCAACATCGACGACCTGATCACCCACGTCATTCCCCTAGAGGAAATCAACCACGGGTTCGACCTCATGCACAAAGGCGAAAGCATCCGCACCGTGGTGACGTTTTAG
- a CDS encoding ComEA family DNA-binding protein, protein MGTLARVLQQWSQQWQQIQGPPASLAQRLAQDPTYRLASLAEVVAAAELGFRLDVNQATVDDWLRLPGVSIRQAQVLVQLRQSGVSFHALDDLAAALGVTLQSLQPLAPVLAFCYYDDLSPLVICPVAINQATLADLARVPNLPESLAQAMVRDRQHRGPFRNMADLQRRLSLPAETIATLMHYLRC, encoded by the coding sequence ATGGGAACGCTGGCACGGGTTTTGCAACAGTGGAGTCAACAGTGGCAGCAGATCCAGGGGCCACCTGCTTCCCTGGCCCAACGGCTGGCCCAAGACCCAACCTATCGGCTGGCGTCCTTGGCGGAGGTGGTGGCGGCGGCGGAGTTAGGCTTCCGGCTGGATGTGAACCAGGCCACCGTGGATGACTGGCTGCGGCTGCCGGGGGTTTCCATCCGTCAGGCCCAGGTGTTGGTGCAACTGCGTCAGAGCGGCGTGAGCTTCCATGCCCTCGACGATCTGGCCGCTGCTCTGGGGGTAACGTTGCAAAGCCTTCAGCCCCTCGCTCCGGTGCTGGCCTTTTGCTATTACGATGACCTCAGCCCCCTGGTGATTTGCCCAGTGGCCATCAATCAAGCAACCCTAGCCGATTTGGCCCGTGTCCCCAACCTGCCAGAGTCCCTCGCCCAAGCCATGGTGCGAGATCGGCAGCACCGAGGCCCCTTTCGCAACATGGCCGACCTTCAGCGCCGCCTCAGCCTGCCCGCTGAGACCATCGCCACCCTAATGCACTACCTGCGCTGCTAA